The nucleotide sequence GTTAATCGCAGATACCATCGGATTGCATCCGGAGAACCGATTAAAACAATCGCTTATTCCGAAGTACAATTTATTTTGGCCGAGGCTGCACTGAACGGATGGAAGACTCCTCAGAGTGCAAAACAACATTATGAAAACGGAGTAAAGTCTGCCATGATGTTTACTGCAGATTATACACCTGTGGACTATAGAAACGGTATAACAATTGATGAAGCTTACATAGATTCTTATCTTCAGGGAACGGCGGCGTTTAACACGACTGAGCCAAAAGATGTATTGATGGAAAAAATCTTTAATCAGAAGTACATCGCGTCTTTCTGGCAACTGGCCTGGAATTCCTATTATGACTATCGTCGTACCGGTTTTCCTAAACTTCCAATCAATCCTGAAACAAATATGAACGAAGTAAAAACCCAGATGCCCTTACGCTGGATGTATGCTGAATCTGAATATTCTGTTAATCGGGTAAATATTGAAGAAGCAATACAAAGACAGTTTGGAGGAAACGATACTCCCAATGATGTAATGTGGTTGCTAAAATAATTTCTCCCTCAACAAAAGAAGTTTAATTAACTCTTTAATATAGAGTTAATTAAACTTCTTAAAAAACACCAATCTAAAACATCTGCATTTTCTGATTTAGAAAAGAGCTTTGTTTACCTATTACATAAACCTAGGATAGTCTTATCCTAACCACAAAAACGTGTTATTAACCTTTAGTCCGAAAATAAATCGGGCTAGTATACTAATACATATAATAATGAAAAAATTACTAATTGTCGGAGGTCTGTGCCTTCTTTTCATGCAATGCAAGAATAGCAATGACGACGATGCTATTCTTAAACCGAATGATCCAACCAAGCCCATTGAGTTAACCTCATTTTTCCCTGATTCGGGTGGAGTAGCCGAACAAGTTATCCTTAGAGGATCAAATTTTGGTATAAACGAAAACGAACTTCGGGTTTATTTCAATAAAAAGCAAGCCACTGTTATTCGTACCATTGGCGATTTGGCTTATGTTGTAGCCCCCAAATTACCTGGTGATACCTGTATTATTTCCGTCGTGTTAGGAAAAGATTCTATGCAATACAATCAGCCATTTTTTTACAAAACCAGAGTACACGTTTCCACAATTGCCGGAACTCCCTTTGCTGACGAGGCTAATGTAGACGGACCTTTAGTTGAATCACGTTTTACAAGGCCCTATTATATTGCAGTGGATCAAGAAAAAAACATTTTCGTGGGACAGTATCCTAACGGATCTTCAGGTTCACTTCACAGAGTTAGAATGATTAACGAGGAGAAAAATACGGTAACCACTTTATTGCAATATTCAACAGGTGGATATATTCTTTCCGGTACTTGTTCCCCCTCTTCAAAAACTATTTATTTTCCGCTTGATGGAAGTGCCCAGTATTACGAATTCGATCCAGAAAAGCAATGGGCTCCCAGACGTGTTACACCTATAAAGAAATCAGGAAGCGGAGATTTTGATTTGGAAAGAAAATATTGCTTAGCTGTATGCCCGGCGGATAACATGCTTTACACAATTACTACAAAAGGTGAACTGGTTAAAATTAATCCAAAAACGCATGAAGCAGAATTGGTAATGAAAGATATACTAACAGATAAGCTATCTTATTTACAAGCGTATCTTACATTTGATCCCAGTAACCCTAACATGCTCTATTTCGTAAATCCATCATCATTAAATCCTGCAGACGGAGTAATACCCGGTACCGATAAAATTTATCGAATTGACTTACGTAGAAATATGCTGGAGGATTATGCCGGATCAGGTGTAAAAGGACATTTAGACGGTCCAAGCGCTTTGGCTCAGTTTAATGACCCTTGCCAAATCTGTTTCGACAAGGATGGAACACTCTATGTAGGTGATACAGACAATTGTTGTGTTCGTAAAATTTCTCGCGACGGAGTTGTATCTACAGTTGTAGGAATCCCTGGTAAAAGTGGTTATTTAGATGGCAATCCGGACATAGCTCTCCTAAACAGATTCTGGGGCATGTATATTGATGAAGAAGGAACTCTATATATTGCCGATTACTATAATAATTGCGTCCGTAAGTTAACCATAGAATAATAAAGCATGAAAAAGTTAAAACATACAAAAGCCATATGCTTTTTGAAAAGCCTTACAATAATTACATTGATCTTGTTCTTTTATGGTGGATCAATTACAGCACAAGAGAGTAAACTAACTATATCCGGTATAATTCATGATGAATTTGGCGAAACAATGCCCAGTGTAAACGTATATTTGAAAGACCGCCCTGGAATGGGGATTGTTTCTGATATCGATGGGAAGTTTTCTATTTCTGCAGCAAAAAATGACATCATCATCTTTTCATTCATTGGTTATAATAATCAGGAATTCGTGGCAACAAAAAACTTCAACGATCTTGATATTAAACTAATACCATCTTCCGAAATGCTGGAAGAGACAGTAATTGTAGGGATGGGCACACAGCGTAAAGTAAGTGTGGTTGGAGCAATTGCCAGCGTAGATGTTGGAGAGTTGCAAGTTCCGGCTACATCCATGAATAATATTCTGGGAGGGCGGGTTCCAGGAGTTATTTCCGTTCAGAACAGTGGTGAACCCGGTAAGAATATAGCTGAATTCTGGGTACGAGGTATCGGTACTTTTGGAGCAAGTAGTGGAGCTTTGGTGTTGATTGACGGTCTTGAAGGTGTATTAAGTCAGGTTGACCCTGCCGATATCGAAAGCTTTTCTATTTTAAAGGATGCTTCGGCAACAGCCGTTTATGGTGTGCGAGGTGCAAATGGAGTAGTTTTAGTTACAACTAAGCGAGGCACGGAACAGAAATTAAAAATTACCGGCCGCGCAAACTTAACTGTTTCTTATCTGAATAAAATGCCCCAATATCTGGATGCCTTTGATTATGCGAAGTTAGCAAATGAAGCTTCCGTTGTATCAGGTAAAAATCCCCGATATACAGACAGAGAGCTGGAGATAATAAAATATGGGTTAGATCCGGATATGTATCCAAATGTTGACTGGCAGAAAGAGATTTTAAACAGAACATCACTACAGCAGACATATTACGTAAGTGCTCTGGGAGGAGGTAGCATTGCCCGCTATTTTATTAGTTTGGGTATGTCTAACGAATCTGCGGCATACAAACAGGATGAAACCAGTAAATATAAAAGCAACGTTGGATATAATACATACAATTATCGTTCTAACCTGGATGTTAACATTACAAAAACAACATCTGTTTACCTGGGAAACGATGGTTTTATTTCCATAAACAACAAGCCGGGTATGGCAAATACTGACTGGCTATGGTCTTCTCAAGCAAAACTAACGCCCCTTACTGTTCCAACGCGCTATTCAAACGGTTTATTTCCAGCTTACGGGAAAGATGATCAGATTTCTCCTTATATATTGTTAAATCATACAGGAATGGCAACCGAAGAAGAGTATAAAAACATGGTTACATTAGCTGTTAACCAAAAGCTGGATTTCATTATTCCCGGTATGAAAGTGAAAATT is from uncultured Macellibacteroides sp. and encodes:
- a CDS encoding IPT/TIG domain-containing protein, with amino-acid sequence MKKLLIVGGLCLLFMQCKNSNDDDAILKPNDPTKPIELTSFFPDSGGVAEQVILRGSNFGINENELRVYFNKKQATVIRTIGDLAYVVAPKLPGDTCIISVVLGKDSMQYNQPFFYKTRVHVSTIAGTPFADEANVDGPLVESRFTRPYYIAVDQEKNIFVGQYPNGSSGSLHRVRMINEEKNTVTTLLQYSTGGYILSGTCSPSSKTIYFPLDGSAQYYEFDPEKQWAPRRVTPIKKSGSGDFDLERKYCLAVCPADNMLYTITTKGELVKINPKTHEAELVMKDILTDKLSYLQAYLTFDPSNPNMLYFVNPSSLNPADGVIPGTDKIYRIDLRRNMLEDYAGSGVKGHLDGPSALAQFNDPCQICFDKDGTLYVGDTDNCCVRKISRDGVVSTVVGIPGKSGYLDGNPDIALLNRFWGMYIDEEGTLYIADYYNNCVRKLTIE